One window of Trifolium pratense cultivar HEN17-A07 linkage group LG5, ARS_RC_1.1, whole genome shotgun sequence genomic DNA carries:
- the LOC123886396 gene encoding uncharacterized protein LOC123886396: MKIGESIEEYFSRTLSIANKMSSHGETVTQSMLVEKILRSLTSRFNYVACSIEESNDTTTMTVDELHSSLLVQEQRMKSQKEEQEQILKVSHGGRGYSGRGDNSYGRGRGRGRG; encoded by the coding sequence ATGAAGATTGGTGAATCCATTGAAGAGTATTTTTCAAGAACACTGTCCATTGCCAATAAGATGAGTAGTCATGGTGAGACTGTGACACAGAGTATGCTTGTTGAAAAGATCTTGAGATCTTTAACATCTAGATTCAACTATGTTGCTTGTTCAATAGAAGAATCAAATGACACAACAACCATGACAGTTGATGAACTGCATAGTAGTTTGCTTGTTCAAGAACAGAGGATGAAAAGTCAGAAAGAGGAGCAAGAACAAATCCTCAAGGTCTCTCATGGTGGGAGAGGTTACAGTGGTAGAGGAGACAATTCCTATGGCAGAGGTCGTGGTAGAGGCAGGGGATGA